The Sinomicrobium kalidii genome contains a region encoding:
- a CDS encoding DUF7683 domain-containing protein has product MMKDFKIQRFITYYEKFGDGFIGEKILLEEEFSLNELKAIFGNYEKDPLLYEQYKIDKNISSLINDKIDFVFDFDKYDYFLETFSVFSDSEKEKGVRHKDH; this is encoded by the coding sequence ATGATGAAAGATTTTAAAATACAAAGATTTATTACTTACTATGAAAAATTTGGAGATGGCTTTATTGGTGAAAAAATCCTATTAGAGGAAGAATTTTCATTAAATGAATTGAAAGCTATCTTTGGGAATTATGAAAAGGACCCTCTACTTTACGAACAATATAAAATAGATAAAAATATTTCCAGTCTAATAAATGATAAGATAGATTTTGTTTTCGATTTTGATAAATATGATTATTTCCTGGAGACCTTTAGTGTATTTTCCGATTCTGAAAAGGAAAAAGGAGTTAGGCATAAAGATCACTAA